In one Brevibacterium sp. CBA3109 genomic region, the following are encoded:
- a CDS encoding FAD/NAD(P)-binding protein codes for MVRNPSAYEADIAVLGSGASGTHGLLRTLALLTDRMSSTDDMIRIAVIERDQQFHSGIPYGHRSGRSSLLISALESFLPDRERSEFIGWLEERREEMLDWATDGRTPDSTLAKLMDRDWILRHEDEVRAGRWDDLYLPRRLYGQYLSELVERAVEAARRLVEVDFLHADVNEVIGDGHGGAHLRERDSDGEVLFEVHAHSVLLAIGSPPVRSLAVSGAPVDAGRATTDADSATVDGGLASVDGGQATVDDLLDTGLVADIHTPEIEHVIEKIRVRLESLPAEKRTILLIGGNADALEFLLASHRLRQDTGTRLSILSSRGRPHYWHHDLPGEQASTPILDHLFATAEAGAPLRARDLHAAVRAELTAAISQGNVNSTIAALITAVGSSLRYMDDFELCSMATDHGVAISDLLRRAGGDSLDFLTDGIADGSITCIPGRFREAHVREDMLFATVDQLPGSAPNPGDEVTSNDAQRNPDHGYAVIVNGTGFERVTDTRSPLLRQMLGSGTVRASAARTGLSLDEKFQAAPGIFVLGPLIAGHHHGGSAYWHIESVARIIQLADAVTDSLVTETISKRSMRQPLLAP; via the coding sequence ATGGTGAGAAATCCTTCAGCATATGAAGCGGACATTGCAGTCCTCGGCTCAGGAGCCTCGGGCACCCATGGGCTGCTGCGGACCCTCGCCCTTCTGACCGACCGGATGTCATCAACCGATGACATGATCCGCATCGCTGTGATCGAGCGCGATCAGCAGTTTCACTCCGGCATTCCCTACGGTCACCGGTCCGGCAGGTCTTCCCTGCTGATCTCTGCGCTGGAGAGCTTCCTCCCCGACCGTGAGCGCAGCGAATTCATCGGCTGGCTGGAGGAGAGACGAGAGGAGATGCTCGACTGGGCGACAGACGGCCGAACCCCTGACTCGACCCTGGCCAAGCTGATGGACCGGGACTGGATCCTCCGCCATGAGGACGAGGTGCGTGCAGGACGGTGGGACGATCTCTATCTTCCGCGCAGGCTCTATGGCCAGTATCTGTCGGAGCTGGTTGAACGCGCCGTCGAAGCAGCCCGACGACTCGTCGAAGTCGACTTCCTTCACGCCGATGTCAACGAGGTGATCGGCGACGGCCATGGTGGTGCTCATCTGCGTGAGCGCGACAGTGACGGCGAGGTTCTCTTCGAGGTCCACGCTCATTCCGTGCTGCTGGCCATCGGCTCGCCCCCTGTGCGAAGTCTCGCCGTATCCGGTGCCCCAGTTGATGCCGGGCGGGCCACAACAGACGCCGATTCGGCCACAGTCGACGGCGGCCTGGCCAGCGTCGACGGTGGTCAGGCCACAGTCGACGACCTTCTCGACACGGGACTGGTCGCCGATATCCACACTCCTGAGATCGAGCACGTGATCGAGAAGATCAGGGTTCGGCTTGAGTCGCTGCCAGCTGAGAAGCGGACAATCCTGCTCATCGGCGGCAATGCCGACGCGCTTGAGTTCCTGCTCGCCTCGCACAGGCTCAGGCAGGACACCGGCACCCGGCTCTCCATCCTCTCTTCACGGGGGCGACCTCATTACTGGCACCATGACCTGCCGGGTGAGCAGGCCTCGACTCCGATCCTCGACCACCTGTTCGCGACCGCCGAGGCCGGAGCCCCATTGCGCGCCCGGGACCTGCATGCCGCAGTCCGCGCAGAACTCACCGCGGCGATCTCCCAGGGAAACGTCAACTCGACGATCGCGGCGCTTATCACTGCGGTCGGCTCATCCCTGCGGTATATGGACGATTTCGAGCTGTGCTCAATGGCCACCGACCATGGAGTCGCCATCTCAGACCTGCTGCGTCGAGCCGGCGGCGATTCGCTCGACTTCCTCACCGACGGCATCGCTGACGGGTCCATCACCTGTATTCCCGGGCGCTTCCGCGAAGCGCATGTTCGCGAGGACATGCTGTTCGCCACTGTGGATCAGCTCCCAGGGTCGGCACCCAACCCGGGCGACGAGGTAACGAGCAACGACGCCCAGCGCAACCCGGACCACGGCTACGCTGTGATCGTCAATGGGACCGGATTCGAGCGGGTGACGGACACCCGTTCTCCTCTCCTTCGGCAGATGCTCGGATCGGGAACCGTCCGTGCCTCAGCGGCGAGGACAGGGCTCTCCCTCGACGAAAAGTTCCAGGCCGCACCGGGCATCTTCGTCCTCGGACCGTTGATCGCCGGTCACCATCACGGGGGCTCAGCCTACTGGCACATCGAAAGCGTGGCCCGGATCATCCAACTCGCGGACGCAGTGACCGACAGCCTCGTCACCGAAACCATCAGCAAACGCTCGATGAGACAGCCCCTGCTCGCGCCTTGA
- a CDS encoding LuxR C-terminal-related transcriptional regulator → MIDQAAKKLTSAQLQAKFDLDADAAQIIHTASGGWESFAGVAVSAVQATGRSLEELLGSAGLADFVVSETNDFSLPLSTSDQHALEVLSLLAEFDEGVARIAFEVSAERWTNPASVDVPTVLLRLQMSGAVTAGPEESQWFVPLLIAAWARKSLIEEGAEGISAEVEKSLAEAFTSQLELASSPDSLLVDNALVLARRARAWELLDRIFLACGYPLFYRHHRSSVAAFAQLPAPALRAVPELREVTTVATMMQEALLDAGPLTEAPSSLLLRELVAHLTAPGALRRDLGAEDDPIGQFAERVLLGEAGAPSRFHAVMSEMTRLGAGGQHHAAAAAGAAWVASGVARRPRRIVRLHASIHSVLACEPGRALALLRSIEDEVKEDSVVGDFLSPAVTAWTALASYLAGDHERADAEIVEFARLDAPPFVQEQSFRPAALIVEAYRSIDKLDLSAAEETVRRMRDYSEMADLWFHVPIIERMLSQLVASSRSALLRSEESIDMHAHGVCATGGAAEMLMASRIGMLISLGQLHRAEILLEKLSGISGVSQVLFARSELVAGRNEAAIRIAEAQYYENHVDTRDRAELTGIKAAALLRVGDREAARLAFVELLELSVLLGTVLPIARLPVAERQELMRMSADEPIWQSITEVLVPLAHSASRRSFDSESLAVCMDKLRNLGEAVVGLVDFPMLGRREMTLLEKLDQGASVAEIARDLLLVQGTVKNNLSSLYRKLGVSGREAAVTRARVLGYLGSEGG, encoded by the coding sequence ATGATCGACCAAGCTGCGAAGAAGCTCACCTCTGCCCAGCTGCAGGCTAAATTCGATCTCGACGCAGACGCGGCGCAGATCATCCACACTGCCAGCGGGGGCTGGGAGTCTTTTGCAGGTGTTGCCGTGTCTGCGGTTCAAGCCACAGGGCGGAGTTTGGAAGAGTTGCTGGGCTCGGCCGGACTCGCGGACTTCGTCGTCTCCGAGACGAATGACTTCTCGCTTCCGCTCTCGACGTCCGATCAGCATGCACTCGAGGTGCTCTCGCTCCTCGCCGAATTCGACGAAGGAGTCGCCCGGATCGCGTTCGAAGTGTCCGCTGAGCGGTGGACGAACCCTGCCTCGGTTGATGTTCCGACTGTGCTGCTGCGGCTGCAGATGTCCGGCGCGGTGACGGCTGGACCGGAGGAATCGCAGTGGTTCGTGCCTCTCCTCATCGCAGCCTGGGCACGGAAGAGTCTGATCGAGGAAGGGGCGGAAGGTATCTCGGCAGAAGTCGAGAAGTCACTGGCAGAAGCCTTCACATCGCAGCTCGAATTGGCGAGCTCTCCCGATTCGCTGTTGGTGGACAACGCCCTCGTACTGGCGCGGCGTGCGCGTGCGTGGGAGTTGCTTGACCGCATATTCCTCGCCTGCGGATATCCGCTGTTCTATCGCCACCATCGATCAAGCGTAGCGGCGTTCGCTCAGTTGCCCGCCCCCGCGCTGCGTGCTGTCCCGGAATTGAGAGAGGTCACCACGGTGGCCACAATGATGCAGGAGGCACTGCTCGACGCCGGTCCACTCACCGAGGCTCCTTCGAGCCTGCTGCTGAGAGAGCTGGTCGCTCACCTCACGGCTCCGGGAGCGCTGCGTCGCGATCTAGGGGCAGAAGACGATCCGATCGGGCAATTCGCTGAGCGAGTGCTGCTGGGTGAAGCAGGCGCTCCATCGCGTTTCCACGCGGTGATGAGTGAGATGACTCGCCTCGGCGCTGGCGGTCAGCATCATGCTGCGGCCGCGGCTGGTGCAGCTTGGGTTGCTAGTGGAGTGGCGCGACGTCCGCGCCGGATCGTTCGCCTGCATGCTTCGATCCACAGTGTGCTCGCGTGTGAGCCGGGACGCGCCTTGGCGCTGCTGAGGTCGATTGAGGATGAGGTGAAGGAGGACAGTGTGGTCGGGGACTTCCTCTCTCCCGCGGTCACGGCCTGGACGGCTCTGGCTTCATATCTCGCCGGTGATCATGAACGTGCTGACGCTGAGATCGTCGAATTTGCTCGTCTCGACGCCCCGCCGTTTGTGCAGGAGCAGAGCTTCCGGCCGGCTGCTCTGATCGTGGAGGCCTATCGCAGCATCGACAAGCTGGATTTGAGCGCAGCGGAGGAAACAGTGCGGCGAATGCGCGACTACTCGGAGATGGCTGACCTGTGGTTTCACGTGCCGATCATTGAAAGGATGCTGTCGCAGCTGGTGGCGAGCTCACGGTCGGCTCTTCTGAGGTCAGAGGAGTCCATCGATATGCACGCTCATGGCGTCTGCGCGACCGGCGGAGCAGCGGAGATGCTCATGGCTTCGCGCATCGGCATGCTCATCAGCCTCGGTCAGCTGCATCGGGCCGAAATATTGTTGGAGAAACTGTCCGGCATTTCGGGAGTCAGCCAGGTACTGTTTGCGCGTAGCGAGCTGGTGGCCGGACGCAATGAAGCTGCTATCCGCATCGCTGAGGCGCAGTACTACGAGAACCACGTAGACACACGCGACCGAGCCGAACTGACGGGAATCAAAGCGGCGGCGCTGTTGCGCGTCGGTGATCGGGAAGCAGCACGCCTGGCGTTTGTGGAGCTGTTGGAACTCTCCGTCTTGCTGGGCACAGTGCTGCCGATTGCGCGGTTGCCCGTGGCCGAACGGCAGGAGCTCATGCGCATGAGTGCAGATGAGCCGATCTGGCAGAGTATCACGGAGGTCCTTGTGCCGCTGGCCCACTCAGCGAGCCGCCGATCTTTCGACAGCGAATCCCTTGCCGTGTGCATGGACAAGCTGAGGAACCTCGGTGAGGCAGTGGTCGGGCTGGTCGACTTCCCGATGCTCGGACGCCGTGAGATGACTCTGCTGGAAAAGCTCGATCAGGGGGCCAGCGTCGCTGAGATCGCCCGCGATCTGCTGTTGGTCCAGGGGACTGTGAAGAACAACCTCTCCTCCCTCTATCGGAAGCTCGGAGTCAGCGGACGGGAAGCAGCAGTCACGCGCGCTCGGGTGCTCGGCTACCTCGGTTCCGAGGGAGGCTAG
- a CDS encoding LCP family protein — translation MKKQTFIIGAGLMVVVLLIFGAGVGAYTGYLGLSWDSGTAKIDDPALAKQLQTSKQQDSDDGPEAIDILFLGTNAMESAPGPADSTASTGFLTDMIMVVHIPADRSGVQLVSIPNDTWVRVPGHGQGTVESSAEDGGLPLAVQTISEFLAVDIDHVAVVDLAGLSALTDLVGGVEVESSTAFESGGHDFRVGSNTLGGEAALAFVCERTAFPKGDLQRIRNQQEFIRAVGTQVVSSDYEFNPVKMSELIRVLSPFLTVDSGLNASKLVKLGTQLKGISEDDFDFVTAPTEVPVVTDGDGVRLTADRGGLEKLKQAIADDTVSDYSFRAEDRHR, via the coding sequence ATGAAGAAGCAGACATTCATCATCGGGGCGGGCCTTATGGTCGTGGTCCTTCTCATCTTCGGAGCCGGAGTCGGTGCGTACACCGGGTATCTGGGGCTGTCCTGGGATTCAGGGACCGCGAAAATTGACGACCCTGCTCTGGCGAAACAGCTGCAGACATCGAAGCAGCAGGACAGTGACGATGGGCCGGAGGCAATCGACATTCTGTTCCTCGGCACCAATGCCATGGAGTCGGCTCCGGGGCCCGCGGATTCAACTGCTTCCACTGGGTTCCTGACTGACATGATCATGGTGGTCCATATCCCCGCCGATCGCAGCGGGGTCCAGCTAGTATCCATCCCGAACGACACCTGGGTGCGGGTACCCGGCCACGGGCAAGGCACGGTCGAGTCCTCTGCCGAAGACGGCGGTCTGCCGCTGGCTGTGCAGACGATCTCCGAGTTCCTCGCCGTCGACATCGACCATGTCGCTGTCGTCGACCTCGCTGGGCTCAGTGCTCTGACCGACCTCGTCGGCGGGGTGGAAGTCGAGTCGTCGACGGCATTCGAATCCGGAGGCCATGATTTCAGAGTCGGGTCCAACACACTTGGCGGTGAAGCTGCGCTCGCGTTCGTCTGCGAGCGCACAGCATTCCCGAAAGGTGACCTCCAACGAATCCGCAATCAACAGGAGTTCATCCGTGCAGTCGGTACTCAAGTGGTGTCGTCGGATTACGAGTTCAACCCGGTGAAGATGTCTGAACTGATCCGAGTGCTCAGTCCTTTCCTCACCGTGGACTCCGGACTCAATGCCAGCAAGCTGGTCAAGTTGGGGACCCAGCTCAAGGGGATAAGCGAGGACGATTTCGACTTCGTCACCGCTCCGACAGAGGTTCCCGTCGTCACTGATGGCGACGGAGTGCGACTGACCGCCGACCGCGGCGGCCTCGAGAAGCTGAAGCAGGCGATTGCCGATGACACCGTCTCCGACTATAGCTTCCGCGCGGAAGACAGGCACCGATGA
- a CDS encoding aminotransferase class I/II-fold pyridoxal phosphate-dependent enzyme — protein sequence MMATRIPLCIPSVGAKEEGAVVAALRSGWVAPAGPQLDEFESCLATVTGRSHAVAVSSGTAALHLALLVQGIGHGDRVAVSTLTFAATVNALHYVGAEPVFIDCDDTGLMDVAVLEAACADSLVTMRPIRAVMPVDLYGRPADYLRIGQIAAAYDAVVISDAAESLGASLGGEPAGSFGEVAALSFNGNKIITTSSGGAVLCSDPETAARVRYLSTQARQPVVHYEHTEVGYNYRLSNLLAALGLAQLERLEEIVAIKRSHHRAYDEALREVNGMRLLDAADGNCWMSVLIVGPESGTDAWSLSESLLRSGVETRPVFKPMHLQPVHEGCDRRYITGRAEELFQTGLALPSSTELPPEDRSQVVAEIAALIDEAVKV from the coding sequence ATGATGGCGACCCGTATTCCCCTGTGCATCCCATCTGTGGGAGCGAAGGAAGAAGGAGCGGTCGTCGCCGCACTGCGATCCGGCTGGGTGGCTCCAGCCGGTCCGCAGCTTGATGAGTTCGAATCGTGCTTGGCCACCGTCACCGGCCGCTCTCATGCCGTGGCAGTGAGTTCTGGAACCGCTGCGCTGCATCTGGCCCTGCTGGTGCAGGGGATCGGGCACGGAGACCGCGTTGCGGTGTCGACGCTCACCTTCGCCGCGACGGTCAATGCCCTCCACTACGTCGGCGCCGAACCGGTGTTCATCGACTGCGATGACACAGGTCTCATGGACGTCGCAGTGCTTGAGGCCGCCTGTGCCGATTCCCTCGTCACAATGCGTCCGATCCGTGCAGTGATGCCCGTCGACCTCTATGGACGCCCTGCAGACTACCTGCGAATCGGGCAGATCGCTGCGGCCTATGATGCTGTTGTCATCTCCGATGCCGCCGAGTCGCTGGGTGCCAGCCTGGGTGGGGAACCGGCCGGATCGTTCGGCGAGGTCGCCGCGCTGTCCTTCAACGGCAATAAGATCATCACCACTTCCTCGGGTGGTGCAGTCCTCTGCTCCGACCCAGAAACTGCCGCACGTGTGCGCTATCTCTCGACCCAGGCACGGCAGCCGGTGGTGCACTACGAACACACCGAGGTGGGATACAACTACCGTTTGTCCAACCTTCTTGCAGCGCTCGGTTTGGCCCAGCTCGAGAGGCTCGAGGAGATCGTGGCGATCAAACGCTCCCACCACCGGGCGTATGACGAAGCGTTGAGAGAGGTCAACGGGATGCGACTCCTCGATGCCGCTGACGGCAACTGCTGGATGAGCGTGCTCATCGTCGGGCCCGAATCAGGCACCGATGCTTGGTCGCTGAGCGAATCCCTGCTGCGCTCGGGAGTCGAAACCCGCCCGGTGTTCAAGCCCATGCACCTCCAGCCCGTCCACGAAGGCTGCGATCGGCGCTACATCACGGGACGCGCAGAGGAGCTGTTTCAGACTGGACTGGCACTCCCGTCGAGCACGGAGCTGCCCCCGGAAGACCGTAGTCAAGTGGTTGCGGAGATTGCAGCCCTCATCGATGAGGCAGTCAAAGTATGA
- a CDS encoding SDR family NAD(P)-dependent oxidoreductase, which produces MNELPSPLPSADDGPRRRPYSSALGLACLDGSALIISWFLVVSLFGRVWGGEFLLLLPILVIGQLSLGYLLSLYRNRYQLGSDRELRNQGLVAGILFTGAALMGAVPEYREDIPWLLLALLFAQALMIFIRQLVRVLQQLRLVPVAGEPVIVVGAGDLGASLVSQMMADPLSPYRPVAIIDDDPGKARQLIHGVPVRGTISSVAEVVAASHAAGVIVGIADAPAQVFTSLVQRLEPETTWVRAVPSPLYMLSSDIGLSDIRDLDVTDLIGRPAIEPESEQISRLVEGRTVLVTGAGGSIGSELCRIISRHSPSRLIMLDRDESELHSLCMSLEGRALMDSPDLVLADIRDPQALDHAFAKHKPDIVIHAAALKHLPMLESYPAEGWKTNVHGSLNVLRAAQKHGVGRFVNISTDKAANPSSELGRSKFVAERFTAHYAAVTGLPYVSVRFGNVLGSRGSVLISFADQIRRGGPLTVTHPDVTRFFMTIPEACFLVLRAAALGSSGQTQVLDMGEPVRIVDLAKRVMALTGRSCPIVYTGLRTGEKLHEELFSPEELDRSSANGVSWTVEVSPLDPTAVPLPETTLENIRDCYVETVDGVNAEASTAASTAVPTAVTFEKLPAVEEAVIGQAAGSLDLAGTSWS; this is translated from the coding sequence ATGAATGAACTCCCAAGCCCCTTACCGTCCGCCGATGACGGTCCTCGTCGTCGGCCCTATTCCAGCGCTCTCGGCCTGGCCTGCCTCGACGGGTCAGCCCTCATCATCTCGTGGTTCCTCGTCGTCTCCCTGTTCGGGCGCGTCTGGGGCGGCGAGTTTCTTCTTCTGCTGCCGATACTCGTCATCGGTCAACTCAGCCTGGGCTACCTGCTTTCGCTGTATCGGAACCGGTACCAGCTCGGCTCAGACCGTGAACTGCGAAATCAGGGTCTGGTTGCAGGCATCCTCTTCACCGGCGCTGCTCTGATGGGGGCAGTCCCGGAATACCGGGAGGACATCCCTTGGCTGCTTCTGGCTCTGCTCTTCGCCCAAGCGCTCATGATCTTCATCAGGCAGCTCGTCCGAGTCCTCCAACAGCTGAGACTTGTGCCTGTGGCTGGTGAGCCGGTCATTGTCGTCGGCGCAGGAGACCTCGGTGCCTCCCTGGTCTCCCAGATGATGGCGGATCCGCTCAGCCCCTACCGTCCCGTGGCCATCATCGACGATGACCCGGGCAAGGCCCGGCAACTCATCCACGGTGTTCCCGTCCGGGGCACGATTTCCTCCGTCGCCGAGGTGGTCGCCGCTTCGCATGCCGCCGGAGTCATCGTCGGCATCGCCGATGCGCCGGCACAGGTGTTCACTTCACTGGTTCAGCGCCTGGAGCCGGAGACGACTTGGGTGCGCGCGGTGCCCTCGCCCTTGTACATGCTCTCATCGGACATCGGGCTCTCCGATATCCGCGACCTCGACGTCACCGATCTCATCGGCAGACCCGCCATCGAGCCCGAGAGCGAACAGATCTCCCGTCTCGTCGAAGGGCGTACCGTGCTCGTCACCGGTGCCGGCGGCTCCATCGGATCCGAACTGTGCAGGATCATCTCGCGGCACTCCCCGAGTCGGCTGATCATGCTCGACCGTGATGAGTCGGAGCTGCACTCCCTGTGCATGAGCCTCGAGGGCAGAGCCCTGATGGACTCTCCCGACCTCGTCCTCGCCGACATCCGTGACCCACAGGCGCTGGATCACGCCTTCGCCAAGCACAAGCCAGACATCGTCATCCACGCGGCCGCGCTCAAGCATCTTCCGATGCTCGAAAGTTATCCCGCCGAGGGGTGGAAGACCAATGTGCACGGCTCGTTGAACGTCCTGCGCGCAGCCCAGAAGCACGGTGTCGGCAGATTCGTCAACATCTCCACGGACAAGGCAGCGAACCCCAGCAGTGAACTGGGACGGTCGAAGTTCGTCGCGGAACGCTTCACCGCCCACTATGCCGCCGTCACGGGCCTTCCCTATGTGTCGGTGCGGTTCGGAAATGTCCTCGGCTCGCGTGGGTCGGTGCTCATCTCCTTCGCCGATCAGATTCGTCGCGGCGGACCGCTGACCGTGACACATCCGGACGTCACACGGTTCTTCATGACCATTCCCGAAGCCTGTTTTCTGGTGCTGCGAGCCGCAGCCTTGGGCAGCAGCGGCCAGACGCAGGTCCTCGACATGGGCGAACCCGTCCGCATCGTTGATCTGGCGAAACGGGTGATGGCCCTGACAGGGCGGTCGTGTCCCATCGTCTACACCGGCCTGCGCACGGGGGAGAAGCTGCACGAAGAGCTGTTCTCTCCCGAAGAGCTCGATCGCAGCTCTGCCAACGGCGTGTCGTGGACTGTTGAGGTCTCACCCTTGGACCCGACTGCAGTCCCCCTCCCGGAAACCACTCTAGAGAACATCCGCGACTGCTATGTGGAGACTGTGGACGGTGTAAATGCCGAGGCGTCCACCGCAGCGTCGACCGCCGTGCCCACCGCAGTGACTTTCGAGAAGTTGCCTGCCGTCGAAGAGGCCGTAATCGGCCAGGCAGCGGGTAGTCTCGACCTGGCGGGGACGAGCTGGTCATGA
- a CDS encoding glycosyltransferase: protein MRIGLLASTGGMLDSFFIEIAESWRSYGHKVSFAAGTSMVSSQATLIPGLSRRPDLGMVRALAALRRWSEGEDLDVIVTNSATASALVRLAGTRAPVVYFCHGLHWNEARSFGDRVWPIIERMLLPRTAGIISINSDDQTWFANRLNDGRRLHLSAGVGLDLLRYPVQDLPSGPLRLCWIGEFSTRKRPHLALDTASELHRRGFEFHLEMLGEGDFRTQIRAEISDRGLSGIVSADGPGDAAAALARSHALVHTAQWEGLPRVMLESLAIGRGSYAFDVKGVRDVPLAQLSADGEAAELAARIAADWESGRLRQPLAFDRNLLDYSHAADGIRNFLPTFVDSAPRTSTAQRNRHVE from the coding sequence GTGAGAATCGGCCTATTGGCCAGCACCGGTGGGATGCTGGACTCCTTTTTCATCGAGATCGCAGAGTCGTGGCGATCATATGGACATAAAGTCAGCTTCGCAGCCGGGACCTCGATGGTTTCGTCTCAGGCGACTCTGATTCCCGGGCTCTCCCGCCGCCCCGACCTGGGAATGGTTCGAGCCCTGGCCGCCCTGCGGCGCTGGTCGGAGGGCGAAGATCTCGATGTCATCGTCACGAACTCGGCAACCGCATCGGCGCTGGTGAGACTGGCAGGGACGAGAGCCCCTGTCGTCTACTTCTGTCACGGGCTGCACTGGAACGAGGCCCGCTCATTCGGGGACCGGGTGTGGCCGATCATTGAGCGCATGCTCCTACCGCGCACCGCCGGCATCATCTCGATCAATTCGGACGACCAGACCTGGTTCGCCAACCGCCTCAACGACGGTCGTCGGCTGCACTTGTCCGCGGGGGTCGGCCTCGACCTGCTCCGATACCCCGTTCAAGACCTGCCGAGCGGTCCGCTTCGGCTGTGCTGGATCGGTGAGTTCTCCACTCGCAAACGCCCGCATCTGGCCCTGGACACAGCGTCCGAACTGCATCGGCGAGGATTCGAGTTCCATCTCGAGATGCTCGGCGAGGGAGACTTCCGCACGCAGATCCGCGCCGAAATCTCTGACCGGGGCCTGTCGGGGATCGTCTCCGCGGATGGTCCGGGTGACGCGGCCGCGGCCCTCGCTAGGAGTCACGCTCTGGTGCATACAGCACAGTGGGAGGGCCTGCCACGTGTCATGTTGGAGAGTCTCGCGATCGGCCGAGGAAGCTATGCCTTCGATGTCAAGGGTGTACGCGACGTTCCCCTGGCTCAGCTGAGTGCTGACGGCGAAGCGGCAGAGCTTGCCGCACGGATCGCCGCTGACTGGGAATCGGGACGCCTGCGCCAGCCCCTGGCCTTCGACCGAAACCTCCTCGACTACTCACATGCTGCCGATGGGATCCGGAACTTCCTGCCCACCTTCGTCGACAGCGCGCCGAGAACGTCCACGGCGCAGAGGAATCGCCATGTCGAATGA
- a CDS encoding glycosyltransferase family 2 protein yields MSNDALISVIIPVHNGEEYLAACLRSVLAQCHEHLELIVVDDGSTDGTRAILEDFGTRDPRITRLQTDHAGASAARNAALAKARGEWIMFVDADDQLLSPCLLKVVAGCSESAVDVVTFETSSNPADIADAREAALIARHRCVGEETLCTRPHPVLDSSYLGPKIIDESFNTVWNKAYRSAALARSVARFPTGVHLGEDLLFNLSFARAASAGSHLPLLGYYYRRDNSASVTKRFIPGKHDELMLVNDALQQFASDLSSPDLIAAAGYIRAKNAVSSTRDLHHQQCPFPLHEKLAAAKAYRSAATRVGVRGLGPVQRMFGTVYNLLDYRVLFLLTGLLAAANRRGDSLSRRRWVAIR; encoded by the coding sequence ATGTCGAATGATGCACTGATCTCCGTCATCATCCCCGTCCACAATGGCGAGGAATACTTAGCTGCCTGCCTGCGGTCGGTACTCGCTCAGTGCCATGAGCATCTTGAACTCATCGTCGTCGATGACGGATCCACCGACGGAACCCGGGCGATCCTCGAGGACTTCGGCACTCGGGACCCGCGGATCACTCGTCTACAGACCGACCATGCCGGCGCCTCAGCGGCACGCAACGCCGCGCTCGCAAAGGCGCGGGGCGAATGGATCATGTTCGTCGACGCCGACGACCAGCTGCTCAGCCCCTGTCTGCTCAAAGTTGTCGCAGGCTGCTCGGAGTCCGCCGTCGACGTGGTCACCTTCGAGACCAGCAGCAACCCCGCCGACATCGCCGATGCCCGCGAGGCTGCACTCATTGCCCGGCACAGGTGTGTAGGCGAAGAGACCCTGTGCACACGGCCGCATCCGGTCCTCGATTCGTCTTATCTGGGCCCGAAGATCATCGACGAATCGTTCAATACGGTGTGGAACAAGGCCTACCGTTCTGCAGCTCTGGCCCGATCAGTGGCGCGTTTCCCTACCGGGGTCCACCTTGGCGAAGATCTGCTGTTCAATCTCTCCTTCGCTCGCGCCGCCTCGGCTGGGAGCCACCTACCTCTGCTGGGTTACTACTACAGGCGGGACAATTCGGCGTCGGTGACCAAACGGTTCATTCCCGGAAAACATGATGAGCTGATGCTCGTCAATGACGCTCTGCAGCAGTTCGCCTCGGACCTGAGCTCACCCGACCTCATCGCCGCGGCCGGATACATCCGGGCCAAGAATGCGGTCTCCTCAACCAGGGATCTCCACCACCAGCAGTGCCCTTTCCCTCTGCACGAGAAGTTGGCAGCGGCCAAGGCATATCGGAGTGCAGCAACGCGTGTGGGCGTCAGGGGTCTGGGACCCGTTCAGCGGATGTTCGGCACCGTCTACAATCTGCTCGACTATCGGGTGCTGTTCCTCCTCACCGGACTGCTCGCAGCGGCGAACCGGCGGGGCGATTCACTGAGCCGACGACGCTGGGTGGCAATTCGCTGA